The following is a genomic window from Plectropomus leopardus isolate mb chromosome 3, YSFRI_Pleo_2.0, whole genome shotgun sequence.
GTATTTCACATTGGTGGGTTATTTTGATATGAACAGGATgtcttttctcagttttgagctTGAGTTTGCTCAGTACAGGAGGACTGAAGGGTTCAGTGTTTGATTGATGGCTTAAACACCAAAACTCTAACCTAGTCTGTATAATGCTTAATgcattacaaagtgcttcacagcaAAGCTAacatgaaatgagaaaatacaaagaatatAATCAAAAGGTAACTTCAAAAGTGGACCTACAATATAAAAAGTTGTTTACTGGAGATGAAAATGTCTTATTTCTAGACTctagaaaaatgtttaagataATTTTGTGATATGTTGCTCCTCAGGGTCAGCATGTGAGGCCCCTTCTAGTCCTGAGTGCTTCAGGAGAAATGCTGATGAGTCTGTTTATAGATGTGAATGGAGCATTAATACAACTGAGAGCGATGTGACGTTTGACCTTTACTTTAAGTGAGTATCGTTCTGTGTTAGAGCtacaatatttaaataatgataattggTGATATCTCAACCAACTTGTCtgtagtgtttttctttttctttctttctttctttctttctttctttctttctgtatttctgtatttctgtattttgaatTGCTATCTCTAGACAGAATGAAAAATTACCAGCCCTCTCAGAGCGCAAATGAACAGgctgttttcaaaatgaatcCCTCTAACGGTCGTGGTCTGCCACTTGGTCAGTCATTACAAACTCATCATTCATTCAAACTTTGTACGACTAATGTAATTGAAAATTCTAGAGGAGATCCCAAAGTGATGCCAAATATTATCTGAAATATTAGCAGAATCTCAGATTTGAgtatttctgtcactttcatAGTTTTAATGAAGAACTGAAAGAATGTGGAATAAATGTGTGGaacaaagtgattttaaaggaaaagctctgatattttgggaaatatgcatATGCATTTTCTTGCTTGGAATTAGATGAGAAGATGGATAACACTCAGGTGTGCTGGctacagtaaatatgaaactGCAGCCAGGGGATGGTTAGTTTAGCTTAATTTACCGTAAATTCCAGAAACAGGGCGAAACCAgactataaaaataatggacatagctaccgTAATGTAACCCATTGATTTGTTGGTTTTGTAGCCTCGAGCCTGGGTTTTCGGAGCTGGAAGTAACTATAGTTGTGTGAGAGGCTGGTGCTGTGGAGGAATGAGGGGTGGACAGACTTTTAGCAGACACACAGTCACTCAAAATGTATCACCCTGAAGGAGAAAATTAGCTGAAGAGACCAGGTGGTAaccttgtttatttctgctgtaaagttgcacattttaacagGTCTGTGAGGACTGGTTCTGTTTTGGTGCCAGCCTCAAGTAGCCGTTCAAAGAACTGCAGATTTTGGCACTTGTGcgttggcttaatttttcagccctgcAGGTGTCAACTCAAGAAAAACTAGCTCTGCTCTATGTGCAGGTaacaaaacttgcaaaaaaatacacattaaacaAAAGAGATATCACATGTTAATTGGTTGGCTTTCGAGGTGCTGTTAGGctttcactttttaaagaataagGGGAGCTGTTTTTAACAATCTTTAAGCAATTTAAgtcaagcaaataaaaaaaatggaaaatggatgTAAAGAGGTTCATATATACCTTTAGTATAATGCTATGGACTTgtaagttgtgtttttgctattttcaatGCATTCAAAACTCTACGGATTCTCCTGCAGTAAAACCAAATTTCGGAACATTAAGGAGAACTGGTCAGAGTTCAACGAGGAACAGCTTATCAAGTATCGTCCTGTTCATATTTGGGTGGAGGCTCACGTAGGAAACTCCAGCTGCACATCGACCAGGAGGTCTGTTGTACTCGGGCACATAGGTACTGGATACTCCTCTCATTTCACCCAACAACATGCGAGATTAAAACACTCTGCTGTCCTTTTAGTATAGTAAagtatagtagtagtaataataaaaataataaacaattaaacaaaatattttgctttCCCTAAACAGTTAAGTATGAATCACCACAAAATATCAAGGTgtcttggttaaaaaacaacctCAGTTTGAGCTGGACAGCAGCTGAGAGGAAACCAGCTTTAGTGGAGATCCGGTTCAGACGAGATGGAAACCCCACAGAATCATGGGAAAAAGTGAGGCACATTTTGTCACTAAATGTAATATATCTTAAGATGCGATATTAAATAACATATGTAACCTTTTATCCATATTGCTGTTACAGAGAACAACAAGTACCACCAGTGACAGTTCTATGTGTGAGTAGTCTCTTATATATTCTTAATACAAGTCTTTTGAATGAAAaggttttcatattttatatttgttcttGAGAATATATCTCTGAGACACACTTGAGGATCATACCAGTAGTTTGTATGTGTATATTCccttcttatttttacattactaCAATTTGCTTTTAGACTTGTTTCCTGACTACTGAACAAAAGTTCTGTTAATGCTGAGAACAAAGTGATAATGGTGAgactcactgatgtgtttttgatagtttttggacaaaaatcGAGGTCTACAGCATAGAAAAATTAGGTATATCAGACTTTAGAAATTGTGGTTCTTTAATAGGTTTAATTCATTGTtggcttttgtcttttcatgtgatttgttctcaataagaaaaacatgtttttataataataggAAGCTTTACTTTGTATGTGTCAAATTTATAAAAtaccccttttttctttttctttttttttttatctgaacaGATCATGCCACTGTTGTAAATTTGTTGAAGGATTCAGCATACCAGGTTCAAATCAGACATCGGTCCACCCAGGCCCTTAACCCACTGTGGGGTGACTGGTCTCCAGTTCAGACTGTTCCTGCAGGTGAGGTCACCTAGAGGAAAATTTTGCTGCTCAccattttctttgtctctgtgaaATAAATCAGCTTCTTCTTTGGAGATCATTAAATTCTAATCTGTTTCTCAAAACCCACCTGCAGAGAAATAAGGAGCAAAGAATACAGTTATTTTGCTGTGCTCATAGGCTTCTCAGGGGCTTCTCAACTCTGAGAACAGATAAAATATGCACAGTTAAAATGTGCTCAAGGTTTCTTTTGGATCTTACTGTTATCTCAAGAGCTGATTATTTCAGAGAAATAAAGCTTACTGCAGTAGGAGAGGAATCatagcatttcattttcattgaaatTAAGATCATGCTAAGACAATAGGATTTGTCAGGAGCTGAACTTAACAAGTATGAGAGGTCTAAATCTCATAACAGTGTCATATTGAGCTCAGTTATATCAGACACAAATAATTTGTGTCACTGCAGCAAAGAAGATAGAGATATTTGTAACTGAGTCTTCCTGCTGTAAACTGTGGTGTGCCGGGTATGATTACTGGCCTGAAGTGATCAGTGCACACTAGAAATCATAAATCCAAACTTAGATATGAACTATGTATCTTAGAAATATGAGTTTGCACTACTGCAGCCCACAtcttacattacattttacatttctgggGTTTaaacatacaggttttggagatGGTAAACTAAAACAAAGGAACTCATACTAGGCTTAAAATTTCTCAGTTCGACTGTTCAGTAACATTGGCCtatatatttttactgcagAACTTGAACAAAAACCTGAGGTCACCATGAAAACAAGACTTCTAAATGGCACTCGAAAGGTGACACTAACATGGAAGGTAAgccagtgacagaaaaaaaaatgccaagatGTTCGCACTTGTGGGTTTAGATTGAAGCATATTTAATCAAAGTGTGTAGACTTTGGACTTGTTAACCCTGACTTGGAACTTGACTCATGACTTGACTTTTGATTGCTGGTCTAGAACTGGGACTTGAgagcaaagacttgagacttacttgtgacttacaaaaaacaataacttgatTCCACCTCTGACGGGTGCTGACGGTCAAACaagttttcatttcaacatttttcaactgAATTCAGACAACTTTTTGTTTAGGTGGTTCAGATTTGTGTCTTTCTATCCTGCTCTTTAGCCAATGCCTCGTGCAGCAGCAGTCAGAGGAGTGATGTACCACCTGAACGACACACAGTCTGCTCATGGGTGTCCTTGTATGAAAAAGAGACATCCCATTGGCACACATCATCACACTACTTATATCTCACTCTCTGCCGTCAACATCTCTGTTACCGCCAGTAACCCAGCTGGTATTTCTCCACCAGCAGTCGTACAAGTACCGGCTGAACCTGctacaaaaattaaaagtaggctagtgtgtgtgtgtgtgtgtgtgtatgtgtgtgtgtgtgtgtgtgtgtgtgtgtgtgtgtgtgtatgagagtcATATATCATGGATATTGTGTATTAATCCATAAGtagattttaaatgttgttatttcttttctcCCCAACAGCCTGTGAAAAAACATTAGtggataaaaaattaaataagaaaacttGCCTTGAGTTGTACAAGCTTCACGATGGAGATTTGTGGCCAGCAAATGTGATCACTTTAACAGGAAGGGATAAGAAAGAAGAGAGTAAGCAAAAAAGACGGAGTAAGTTGTatgtaaaatacttttaacTGTGCAGCTCTGTCACCTTGGGTCAACAGAGAGTTAAACagaagattaaaagaaaaaattggcCAGATAGAAACATAATAGATTCAGCAAATCAGCTCTTTATATCAGAAACTTTTATGTTGTTAATTCAATGCTGTAACATgcacattaaattattttgcaaaataaacaataaatatgtttctgttacAGACATAATGGACTTTGTTCGCTACCTTTACTTTGAACACAGATGTTATGATGGGAAACCACAGACAGTTCAAATGTGCCTTTATTATCAAAATGAGAATGGTAAGTgtctttaaattacatttatacacTAAAATGCATGAGGTCACAATAATCTGACACTCAATTTATTCTGCTAACTGAACATGCTGCAATAAGTCCTccaattaaaataacaaaacacttaATTTGTGGTTGCCCTCCGGGACAACatgagaattttttaaaatctttaaaaaaaaattttatctTACATCTGTCAGTTAAGTTTGATTAattttatgcacaaaaataagacattgTATGTGTCAACGTAATATTTCATTCATCCATGTAACGACCCGAACCTCCTCCCTCAGTggacttttttgtgtgtcttcatAGTAATGTTGCATTATTTCCTTCCTTTATTCCAAAATCACAAGCAATTACTGTGGCTGCCGAAGGGCTTTGTCACTTTGACATAAACATACGCAGCTTTTCTTTAAGGATAGAAAACTTCTATgtgtctttgcctttttttgtatccatattttgggtgttttgcTTGCCATAAACTGTTGTACAAgcttcatggtccccagaggatgattACTCATGACTTCGGGGGTGACCTACATTTTCCTATAGATCCAACAGCAGGTTgatatttgtggtttttagtTAACTAAATGTCATAAGCCCTTTGTAAACAGAAATCAAGCTTAAGGGATGCTACTGAGTCCCTTCCTCATGCcccctttgcatttttgcactaAACCGCTAATCATGCCACTCCAGTGTTGGAttatagacagcatgctggcaccATGGAAACAAAAGAGACGTGTAAAACAACAGCGCTGCTCTTTTGCAaaaattatatgtttatatatattcagtgtttttatactATAAGAAATGCAACTCCACTGTTCATCAGATATTGTCCATTAAAGCTCCTTTTTCACTTTCCATTTTCTAATATAATCACTCTGTGGACCTGATTGTGACACATCTTCCATATGTATTAACTTTACATGACTTTGACTGAGAAACAGAATTTAATTTGGGTCTTGTTTTGCCATTACCCAGCCTATTTAATGTGATAAGTTATGGTGCTGACTCTGGTCTGATCTTTATTAAGTTGGTCTTTGCTGGTCTTTGGTCTTTGCTGAAGATTACAAGTcatgtatggaaaaaatgtttttaacccttatttttctttttctcttcagttCCACAAAGCGCACCTCAGGAATTAAGAGCCTTCGGTGAAACACACAGTTTTGTTAACTTTTCTTGGAAAGCTATTCCCACTGTGGACCAGCAAGGTTTCCTCACACACTATAAACTTTGCAGTGTGAAAATCAGCTCACAGGATGAGCAGAAAGGTGTGAGGTCATTTTTTACTCATATGTAGCTTTTAGTAATGCTTAAAGTTTTGTAGAGCTGAAggcaagaaaaatacaaaatactattATTTTTACCATAGTTACTTAATTACTTTCTTAttacaaatattgatttttttgaatggCAGACTAACTTTCACTAAcaaataaaatcttattttatcaGAGTGCCATAACATATCAGCCTCACTGACAAAACACCGTCTAGAAAACTTGACACCAGGAGCAAAATACAACATCAGCCTGGTTGGAGTGACAAGAATAGGAGAAGGACCTGAAGCCACATTAACTATCAACATGCTGCCAGAGAAGCCTATAAATGGTATCTCAAAACAGCTCTGtagttttgggggggggggttttttgtttgtgggaAATTTAGATACAAATCAATGAAGCAGTTTTCTCCACATGTGGGTGTCaactaatttttcatttttgctgaaatTAGTGTTGTGGAGTCTCGGCTTGCTGTTTCTGTTCTTCTTCCTCACAACTGTATGCACCTGTACTTTGAAGAGGTAGGTGACCTCTAATGTAAATATTCCTATAATGCTAGTTTAGAGACAACTTCACAATGTGCAGACTTGACTTTGTGAGTTTTGAGTTTTATTGCATTATCCACGTTAACATTGAAACGTATAATCCCAAGCTGGTCAGTAAAGAGATAGAAAAGAAGTTCAGATACCAGTACTTATACAGGCAGTCATGCATCACAACATCCTTAGCTCTCACCCTTAGCAGGTGTCCTTTCAGAAACACATAGCATTTGTCTATACCTCCAAAAATGTTTACTATTCATGTTTACTGGGAACCAAGAGTAAAAGGCTGAATCCTACAGCTTGCTCTCAAAAGAATGTTGTTGTGACACACCCTATTTCTttcacacatatacataaacacaaagagcTCCTTTGGTTGAGTTAGTTAAgtcaaaaatgcctaaaaatacATTCTACAGTTTGAGATAAAAGTATTAATAAAGCTCACAAAATACAGTATGCATGAGGACTGAAATCTCTGTCCCGTTttattaacagtaaaataaatgctgTGGTAAATTTAGCATTCATGTGTGTAAGAGTTTTTGCTGTTAGGGTTAAAGATTAGGGCATTAGGGGTTGATGAGATAGCTTTCAAATCAACCTGATGGCCTAAATTTGTTAACAGAGTTCagtttatgtgttgtttttattcaatgCCTGTTAAGTTATATAGAATAAATACCACAAGCAGTATATAGGATTTTTGCCTGTCTTTAAATCAGCAGTTCATTGTgggcagtttctttttttaaaaactgtctaCTCTATTCTAAAACTTAGAATCAAAAACAAGGTTTTTCCACCTGTGCCGAAACCAGTTCTTCCAGATTTCATCCCTTATCAACCAGAGAGTCAGGTAAGAGACTATTCTTTACTGGGAGTTTGCAGCTGTTTAACTGTGTGGagtttttgctcttttgctcAGTCATTCATAAACTGTTGAAGTTCACTGCGGAGTCACAACTGCCTGAGGGAAAGTTTAGGGTTTTAACCCTTTTGCTAATGACTTTCactcttcttttctttgataaacagtacatcatttttttttttcacagtgatgGGGGTTTTTCTTTGACTCCATCGACATCTTGTCAGATAAgaaaagttaagaaaattaaacattgcTGATAACATTGTTGTAAACTTGTtatatttaggcacaaaaatcacatGTTTCTGCTTAGGAAAAATCATGTTTGCCCTAAAATACCCACTTTGTTTgacacaaacatggctggaaataagtctgcttttattgtttgttggttttgaaaaatgtctcaCCATCCATCATTCTTTCTACCTCCTGATGAAAAAATCAGCACATTTGCAGGTTATCACGACTACGGTACTTAAGAAATGTTGGTAGGATACCtatgaaactaaaaaaatcaatgtagaataattcaaacaaaaataaatcattgcCATATTAAGCATGAGACTTGCATAATTAACTCAAATAAACAAGACAACAATTTGCAACTTTGACCCAGCAAGTTGCTAAAATCACAATCTCTATAAACACTGTTTGCAGTGATCATGTACCTGTGTCATGATTAATTCATTAAGTGTGTACTTCCTTCTGGACGGTATATGTATAATAACTGTGGCACACAGGATGTTTTGCAATTGGCAACTAGAATATTAAACCTGAGCAACCCAGTtaccaggaaaaaaatgccattgtagATTTCTGCAAACCCCAGATACGTgcaattggattttttttttttcagggaagTAGGTGAAAGGGAGGAAAGTTCCAAATGAATCTGCTGAAACACGATGAGAGAGAACTCTTGATTTGTTGTTACATCTCCTCAGACACAGAGAGGTTGCAGTAACTCTGTCAACTGTTTTTGTGATAGTAATGACTTATAAACatgtacattttgttgttgctttccttcttttctgtttgtg
Proteins encoded in this region:
- the il12rb1 gene encoding interleukin-12 receptor subunit beta-2; translated protein: MSLQDFPLRLMETMKCWSSLHEYIVVFMFLTAVSRGSACEAPSSPECFRRNADESVYRCEWSINTTESDVTFDLYFNKTKFRNIKENWSEFNEEQLIKYRPVHIWVEAHVGNSSCTSTRRSVVLGHIVKYESPQNIKVSWLKNNLSLSWTAAERKPALVEIRFRRDGNPTESWEKRTTSTTSDSSMYHATVVNLLKDSAYQVQIRHRSTQALNPLWGDWSPVQTVPAELEQKPEVTMKTRLLNGTRKVTLTWKPMPRAAAVRGVMYHLNDTQSAHGCPCMKKRHPIGTHHHTTYISLSAVNISVTASNPAGISPPAVVQVPAEPATKIKTCEKTLVDKKLNKKTCLELYKLHDGDLWPANVITLTGRDKKEESKQKRRNIMDFVRYLYFEHRCYDGKPQTVQMCLYYQNENVPQSAPQELRAFGETHSFVNFSWKAIPTVDQQGFLTHYKLCSVKISSQDEQKECHNISASLTKHRLENLTPGAKYNISLVGVTRIGEGPEATLTINMLPEKPINVLWSLGLLFLFFFLTTVCTCTLKRIKNKVFPPVPKPVLPDFIPYQPESQEFLEKKEEKVHELTLHQLQPEGKSVPKEDEETTVLKGECDDGTDEDATNERDDSRISGRTSDECLSPDSIDEGLKSSREGEMTELEQLDNEIAMLIYRNGLVFDVKTDSP